The Thermodesulfatator atlanticus DSM 21156 genome has a segment encoding these proteins:
- the hisD gene encoding histidinol dehydrogenase, whose product MRILSVAEKEGQEFLARLINRFQEFPAHFEEGVREILSAVKEKGDEALISYTRKFDCPDFEKDDLLVPQEEIELAYQQIERDILSAINLAISNVRSFHEKQKEKSWIEARENGAVVGQLVRPVERAGLYVPGGTGGETPLISTVIMGAVPAKVAGVSELIMVSPPQKNGKLHPALLVAAKEAGVDRIYRIGSAWAIAALAYGTETIPKVDVICGPGNIYVTLAKKILAGEVGIDMIAGPSEILIIADEAANPAWLAADLLSQAEHDALATAVMLTTSKKLAEKTAKEIKKQLKKLPRKEIAVKALDNFGAILLVNDLLQAANIANSIAPEHLELCVEEPWSLLGKIKHAGAVFLGHFTPEAVGDYIAGANHVLPTMGCARYAQALGVQVFQKRLSVVGYSQEALTEEKEAVVRLAEKEGLFAHANAVRIRFEK is encoded by the coding sequence ATGCGCATATTATCGGTTGCAGAAAAAGAAGGCCAAGAGTTTTTAGCCAGACTAATCAATCGTTTTCAGGAGTTTCCCGCGCATTTTGAAGAAGGAGTGCGCGAGATTCTTTCAGCGGTCAAAGAAAAGGGCGATGAGGCCCTGATTTCTTACACCCGCAAGTTTGACTGCCCGGATTTTGAAAAAGATGATCTTCTAGTCCCTCAGGAAGAAATCGAACTTGCTTACCAGCAAATAGAAAGAGACATCCTTTCCGCTATCAACCTTGCCATTTCTAACGTGCGCTCTTTTCACGAAAAACAGAAAGAAAAATCCTGGATTGAGGCCAGGGAAAACGGCGCGGTAGTTGGGCAACTGGTGCGTCCTGTTGAGCGGGCAGGGCTTTATGTGCCTGGGGGCACGGGTGGCGAAACCCCGCTTATTTCAACGGTAATCATGGGGGCCGTGCCTGCTAAGGTGGCAGGAGTTAGCGAGCTTATTATGGTCTCCCCTCCGCAGAAAAACGGAAAGCTGCATCCTGCGCTTCTTGTGGCAGCCAAGGAAGCGGGGGTTGACCGGATATACCGTATTGGAAGCGCCTGGGCCATTGCAGCCCTTGCTTATGGTACGGAAACTATCCCCAAGGTGGATGTGATTTGCGGCCCTGGAAACATCTACGTCACTTTAGCCAAAAAGATCCTTGCAGGGGAAGTGGGCATTGACATGATTGCCGGGCCAAGTGAGATCCTAATTATTGCCGATGAGGCGGCAAACCCGGCCTGGCTTGCCGCAGATCTCCTTTCTCAGGCTGAGCATGATGCTCTTGCCACCGCCGTGATGCTTACGACTTCTAAAAAACTTGCAGAAAAAACCGCCAAGGAAATAAAAAAGCAGCTGAAAAAGCTTCCGCGTAAAGAAATTGCTGTCAAGGCCCTTGATAATTTTGGGGCAATTTTATTAGTTAATGATCTTTTGCAAGCAGCTAACATTGCCAACAGTATTGCCCCTGAGCACTTAGAGCTTTGTGTAGAAGAGCCCTGGAGTCTTCTTGGAAAGATAAAACATGCTGGTGCGGTATTTCTTGGGCATTTTACCCCTGAGGCCGTGGGAGATTACATTGCCGGAGCCAATCACGTGCTCCCTACCATGGGCTGTGCCCGCTACGCCCAGGCTTTAGGGGTCCAGGTATTTCAAAAACGCCTGAGTGTGGTGGGCTATTCCCAGGAGGCCCTTACAGAAGAAAAAGAGGCGGTAGTTAGGCTTGCTGAAAAAGAAGGGCTTTTTGCCCATGCCAATGCTGTAAGAATTCGCTTTGAAAAATAG
- a CDS encoding secondary thiamine-phosphate synthase enzyme YjbQ: MIIKTTEIQIETKGFCDIHDLTPRVEAFLKETGLLEGQVMVHVPGSTAGVTTIEFEPGVLKDLCRALEAIAPQDIPYEHDKAWGDGNGFAHVRAALMKPSLVVPVADGRLLLGTWQQIVLLDFDNRPRRRRIIFQVLGR; this comes from the coding sequence ATGATTATCAAAACCACGGAAATCCAAATAGAAACCAAGGGATTTTGCGATATACATGATCTCACCCCCAGAGTAGAAGCTTTCCTTAAGGAGACAGGGTTGCTTGAGGGGCAGGTTATGGTTCACGTGCCCGGCTCAACAGCGGGGGTGACCACTATTGAATTTGAACCAGGAGTTTTAAAAGACCTTTGCCGTGCCCTTGAGGCCATTGCTCCCCAGGACATTCCTTACGAACATGACAAGGCTTGGGGTGATGGCAACGGCTTTGCCCACGTGAGGGCGGCCCTTATGAAGCCAAGCCTGGTGGTACCTGTGGCAGACGGGCGCTTGCTTCTTGGCACCTGGCAGCAAATCGTGCTTCTTGATTTTGATAACCGGCCCCGCAGAAGGCGGATAATTTTTCAGGTTCTCGGGAGGTAA
- a CDS encoding FumA C-terminus/TtdB family hydratase beta subunit — MSKKISFPLKDKSVLANFSAGDFLKINGTLLAARDQTHRLLLELIEQGKPLPVSLAGQCIYYVGPTPAPPGHVIGSAGPTTSYRMDPYTPALLAQGVCATMGKGKRGTYVREAQVKHKALYLATFGGAGAYLARCIKEVRVLAFEELGPEALLELKVEDFPAVVVNDLSGRDFYEENQKTWSKILKEAGK; from the coding sequence ATGAGCAAGAAAATAAGTTTTCCGCTAAAAGATAAAAGTGTTTTGGCAAATTTTTCTGCTGGTGATTTTTTAAAGATAAACGGCACTCTCCTTGCGGCAAGGGATCAAACCCACCGCTTACTTCTCGAACTGATTGAACAAGGAAAACCTCTTCCGGTTTCCCTTGCCGGCCAATGTATTTATTACGTAGGCCCGACTCCTGCTCCCCCTGGCCACGTAATCGGGTCCGCAGGCCCAACCACCTCTTACCGTATGGACCCTTATACTCCGGCATTGCTAGCCCAGGGGGTGTGCGCCACCATGGGAAAGGGAAAGCGCGGCACCTACGTGCGGGAGGCACAAGTTAAACACAAAGCCCTTTATCTGGCAACATTTGGCGGGGCAGGGGCCTATCTTGCCCGTTGCATTAAAGAAGTAAGAGTCCTTGCCTTTGAGGAGCTAGGGCCCGAGGCTCTTCTAGAGCTAAAAGTAGAAGACTTCCCAGCGGTGGTGGTAAATGATCTTTCAGGACGTGATTTTTACGAAGAAAACCAAAAGACCTGGAGCAAGATTCTAAAAGAGGCAGGGAAATGA
- the der gene encoding ribosome biogenesis GTPase Der, whose amino-acid sequence MDKKIFRIAIVGRPNVGKSTLFNTLTRTRKALVEKSPGVTRDRVYGTAEIAGRMVTLIDTGGLLPGDEDRFAREILSQSEKALDEADLVLFVVDGQEGVTPVDEELASLLHKKEKPVIVVVNKLDGPRLDEALSEFYALGFDKVIGISAKHKRNLEELEHAIEEFLPEETEEEEIKEDDIVKLAVLGRPNVGKSSLVNRLLGEERMIVSDVPGTTRDSVDTLLELPNGRKYLLIDTAGIRRRPRIKQRVEKFSVDKALEALRRCDIALMVLTAEEGITDQDQKILSQIDKNHKGCLILVNKWDLLDGKREEANIMLQQIRYGARFIPWAPILTISAMTGRRVKEILPLVDEIYAQYSTRVPTWKVNKALEQITTDHSIYASTGKRIKFYYGTQVGVRPPTFVVFTNYPDEIPKSFERYLKNRLREMLGFDKSPVKVIFREKR is encoded by the coding sequence ATGGACAAAAAAATCTTTCGCATTGCCATTGTTGGGCGACCAAACGTAGGAAAGTCGACCCTTTTTAATACCCTCACCCGCACCAGAAAGGCCCTGGTTGAAAAATCCCCCGGGGTTACCCGGGACAGGGTGTATGGAACCGCTGAAATTGCAGGACGCATGGTTACCCTGATTGACACAGGCGGTCTTCTTCCAGGAGACGAAGACCGCTTTGCCCGTGAGATACTTTCTCAGTCAGAAAAGGCCTTGGATGAGGCAGACCTAGTTCTTTTTGTGGTTGATGGTCAGGAAGGGGTAACCCCTGTTGATGAGGAATTGGCTTCTTTACTTCACAAGAAAGAAAAGCCCGTCATTGTAGTGGTTAACAAACTTGACGGCCCGCGGCTTGACGAAGCGCTTTCTGAGTTTTACGCCCTTGGCTTTGACAAAGTGATTGGCATTTCTGCCAAACACAAAAGAAACCTCGAAGAATTAGAACACGCTATCGAAGAATTTCTGCCTGAAGAAACCGAAGAGGAAGAAATAAAAGAAGATGACATTGTAAAACTTGCCGTGCTTGGTCGTCCCAATGTAGGTAAGAGTTCGCTGGTAAACAGGCTCCTTGGGGAAGAACGCATGATAGTCTCCGACGTGCCAGGCACCACCCGCGACAGTGTTGACACCCTTCTTGAACTTCCTAATGGCCGCAAATACCTCTTAATTGACACCGCTGGAATTCGCAGGCGCCCGCGTATTAAGCAAAGGGTGGAAAAGTTTAGCGTTGATAAGGCCCTTGAGGCCCTTCGCCGCTGTGATATCGCCCTTATGGTACTTACCGCTGAGGAAGGCATTACCGACCAGGACCAAAAAATACTCTCTCAAATAGACAAAAATCACAAGGGCTGTTTGATCCTGGTAAACAAATGGGATTTGCTTGACGGCAAGCGCGAAGAAGCAAACATTATGCTTCAGCAAATAAGATATGGAGCACGTTTCATCCCCTGGGCCCCCATACTTACTATCTCGGCCATGACCGGGCGCCGTGTAAAAGAAATTTTGCCTCTGGTCGATGAAATTTACGCCCAATATTCCACCCGTGTACCCACCTGGAAGGTAAACAAGGCCCTGGAACAAATTACCACAGATCACAGTATCTACGCCTCAACAGGCAAACGCATTAAGTTCTACTACGGCACCCAGGTAGGCGTTAGGCCGCCTACGTTTGTTGTTTTTACGAATTATCCTGATGAGATTCCCAAAAGCTTTGAACGTTATCTCAAAAACCGCCTGCGGGAGATGCTCGGCTTTGACAAGAGCCCTGTCAAAGTAATTTTCAGAGAAAAAAGATAA
- a CDS encoding desulfoferrodoxin family protein has translation MERRDFLKKVLGGAAAFSVLSAVNIARASEDEYHEYKSEYYEHKKEKYLRLKNPANPSMLEKKHVPAIVVPKKVKAGEWFEVEVKVGYKVTHPSTPKHWISDIYLLCDGKKIAEVEYPVGGVASSSAKFSIRLNKSATLEAVEHCNLHGTWISKPFKIEVY, from the coding sequence ATGGAAAGAAGGGATTTTCTCAAGAAGGTTTTGGGAGGCGCAGCTGCCTTTTCTGTTTTAAGTGCCGTAAATATTGCACGTGCAAGTGAAGACGAATATCACGAGTACAAAAGCGAATACTACGAACACAAAAAAGAAAAATACTTACGTCTTAAAAACCCGGCCAATCCCTCAATGCTTGAGAAAAAGCATGTTCCTGCCATTGTTGTCCCCAAAAAAGTTAAGGCGGGCGAGTGGTTTGAGGTTGAAGTTAAAGTGGGATATAAGGTAACCCATCCTTCCACCCCCAAACACTGGATTTCCGATATCTATTTGCTGTGTGACGGAAAAAAGATTGCCGAGGTGGAATACCCGGTAGGTGGAGTAGCCTCTTCAAGCGCAAAGTTTTCCATCCGGCTTAACAAAAGCGCTACCCTTGAGGCTGTTGAGCATTGCAACCTGCATGGTACCTGGATAAGCAAACCTTTTAAGATCGAAGTTTATTAA
- the apgM gene encoding alkaline phosphatase family protein has translation MAPKRCVLILLDGLSDRAHQVLGNKTPLEAAKTPSMDILAQRGLCGLMHASEPGVALPSEQAHFAMFGFAKDFPGRGPLEALGAEIKISPGDVAILARFVGVKQLQDGLVIIDNSPQLTAQEKEYLVSLVASINIPGVKFSFHPVSGTRGILIVKGEVSPFVSDSDPLSEGAPIYKVEPTNPEDALAAKTAEVLNKFLYEVWQKLEKAPLNQERLKKGFSPVNFLATHRAGKLGETETFNERWGLRAASISSGIIYWGIGKYLGFHVEKMKDYKDPAQELDERLLRAKELAKDFDFIHIHHKGPDEAAHRKDPLLKKKTIEALDKALSSHLDWLLSPENLVILTSDHATPSSGKMIHSGEPVPVVFCGEGVWPDNVKKFSEVSCTQGALSLISAKSLMYLVLNFLDRGILAGLCYGKTPRAYYPCNARLFEVKA, from the coding sequence ATGGCGCCCAAAAGATGTGTTTTGATATTGTTAGATGGCTTGTCTGATCGTGCTCATCAGGTGTTAGGAAACAAAACTCCCCTTGAGGCTGCTAAAACGCCCAGCATGGATATTTTGGCACAAAGAGGATTGTGCGGTCTTATGCATGCAAGCGAGCCTGGAGTAGCGCTTCCCAGTGAGCAAGCCCATTTTGCCATGTTTGGTTTTGCTAAGGATTTTCCAGGGCGCGGACCTTTAGAAGCCCTTGGCGCAGAGATAAAAATCTCTCCAGGTGACGTGGCTATCCTCGCACGATTTGTGGGAGTAAAACAACTCCAAGATGGACTCGTAATCATTGATAATTCGCCCCAGCTTACGGCCCAAGAAAAAGAATATCTGGTTTCCCTTGTAGCCAGTATAAATATTCCTGGGGTAAAATTTTCTTTTCATCCTGTAAGCGGAACAAGGGGTATTTTGATAGTTAAAGGAGAAGTCTCTCCCTTTGTTTCGGACTCAGATCCTCTTAGCGAAGGGGCCCCCATTTACAAAGTTGAACCCACGAACCCGGAGGATGCCCTGGCAGCTAAAACCGCAGAAGTTTTGAATAAGTTTCTTTACGAGGTCTGGCAAAAACTAGAAAAAGCTCCTTTAAACCAGGAAAGACTAAAAAAAGGGTTTTCCCCTGTTAATTTTCTTGCAACTCACCGGGCAGGAAAGCTCGGGGAAACCGAAACTTTTAATGAACGCTGGGGGCTTCGCGCAGCAAGTATTTCCTCTGGCATAATTTATTGGGGTATTGGCAAATACCTGGGTTTTCACGTGGAAAAAATGAAAGATTATAAAGACCCGGCACAAGAGCTTGATGAACGGCTTTTGCGCGCTAAAGAACTTGCCAAGGACTTTGATTTTATTCATATCCATCACAAGGGTCCTGACGAAGCCGCCCATCGTAAAGACCCTTTGCTTAAGAAAAAGACTATCGAAGCTCTTGATAAGGCTTTGTCTTCTCATCTTGATTGGTTACTCTCTCCTGAAAACCTCGTTATCCTCACTTCAGACCACGCGACACCGTCCTCAGGTAAAATGATCCATAGCGGTGAACCTGTACCTGTTGTTTTTTGTGGAGAAGGAGTTTGGCCAGATAACGTTAAAAAATTTTCAGAAGTCTCCTGCACTCAAGGGGCCTTGAGCCTTATTTCTGCCAAATCCCTTATGTATCTTGTGCTCAACTTTTTGGACAGAGGAATACTTGCAGGACTTTGCTATGGTAAAACTCCGCGGGCATATTATCCTTGCAATGCTAGGTTATTTGAGGTGAAAGCATGA
- a CDS encoding adenylyltransferase/cytidyltransferase family protein, protein MKYPLGVVHGRFQGFHLDHLKYVLAAAKRCEHLVVGITNPDPMLTKEDPADPERSKPEANPFTYFERYLMVKESLLDEGLSQKEFSIVPFPINRPELWKFYVPLNAVFFLTIYDDWGRKKKKMFEEQGLKVEVLWEKPLSQKGIRATEVRHLMRQGDPKWRELVPPGTARIIEKLNLIEKLKNL, encoded by the coding sequence ATGAAATATCCTTTAGGCGTTGTCCACGGAAGATTTCAGGGCTTTCATTTAGACCACCTAAAATACGTACTTGCGGCGGCCAAGCGTTGTGAACATCTAGTAGTAGGGATTACCAATCCCGATCCCATGCTTACCAAAGAAGATCCAGCAGACCCTGAAAGAAGCAAGCCAGAGGCGAATCCCTTCACTTACTTCGAAAGGTATCTTATGGTGAAAGAATCACTTCTTGATGAAGGGCTTTCTCAAAAAGAATTTTCAATCGTACCCTTTCCTATTAACCGTCCCGAATTGTGGAAATTTTACGTCCCTTTAAATGCGGTTTTCTTTCTTACTATTTATGACGATTGGGGCCGCAAAAAAAAGAAAATGTTTGAAGAACAAGGGTTAAAAGTCGAAGTTCTTTGGGAAAAGCCACTTTCTCAGAAAGGGATTAGGGCCACAGAAGTGCGCCATCTCATGCGCCAGGGTGATCCAAAGTGGAGAGAACTCGTCCCCCCGGGAACTGCCAGAATTATCGAAAAGCTTAACCTTATTGAAAAGCTCAAAAATCTATAG
- a CDS encoding HD-GYP domain-containing protein, with amino-acid sequence MPSRQGMLILKDFPIEKTDEIATFLSQYTKGNGTSVEHIKKVLLKKPLILKKNIPEEAAKPFLDFLSSMGAEVQFIPLEQGPETFAKLSKPAQPQETSHFSEQKIGTDPGAFQGSLPVNEDAEREKVLNQQDRFSSDKPKDVSDFSLHDHEYDEEKLLQEYWYEEKNKKKFSFHNLKNIIQEEIYRVNKELWLILSLVSLIALTNFLVDSQKLLLSLYTLPTVFSAYFFGKRHAVLTAFASILLVILLIYYLPQLIEGKSILSLNSNNWRELAIWGGSLIITAYAMGSLYDRYKEKIRELQKTYHGVLLILRHFISKDEYTENHCYRVSVFAVKIAQYLGLPEERIEDLRNAALLHDIGKLKISREILYKAAKLTQQEFKEIKKHVTSATEILDPLQGTLGRIIPIILAHHEKYDGSGYLGMKGEDIPLEAKILAVADVYDALISDRPYKKGLPPFEAKEIIVKGAGKHFDPKVVAAFVKAFEHGEMEVPHIVV; translated from the coding sequence ATGCCTAGTCGCCAAGGAATGCTTATTCTCAAAGACTTTCCAATAGAAAAAACAGACGAAATAGCAACTTTTTTAAGCCAATATACCAAAGGCAACGGAACTTCAGTTGAACATATTAAAAAAGTTCTTTTAAAAAAGCCCTTGATTTTGAAAAAAAATATCCCCGAAGAAGCTGCCAAGCCTTTTCTTGATTTTCTATCTAGCATGGGGGCAGAAGTACAATTCATTCCTTTAGAACAGGGCCCTGAGACCTTTGCAAAGTTGTCAAAACCAGCACAACCACAAGAGACTTCCCATTTTTCGGAACAAAAAATAGGAACTGATCCTGGTGCTTTCCAGGGGTCTCTACCCGTTAACGAAGATGCAGAACGGGAAAAAGTTTTAAACCAACAAGATAGATTTTCTTCTGATAAGCCTAAAGATGTATCTGATTTTTCCCTTCATGATCACGAATACGATGAAGAAAAACTTCTACAAGAATACTGGTATGAAGAAAAAAATAAGAAAAAGTTTTCTTTTCATAACCTAAAAAATATCATCCAGGAAGAAATATATCGTGTTAATAAAGAACTTTGGCTAATTTTATCTTTGGTATCTTTGATTGCACTTACTAATTTTTTAGTAGATTCTCAGAAGCTTCTTTTAAGTCTTTATACACTTCCTACCGTCTTTTCCGCGTACTTTTTTGGCAAAAGGCATGCCGTTCTTACAGCTTTTGCCAGTATCTTGTTAGTAATTTTGCTTATTTATTATCTTCCTCAACTAATAGAAGGAAAGTCGATTCTTTCTCTGAATTCTAACAATTGGCGTGAACTTGCCATCTGGGGTGGAAGTTTAATAATAACTGCTTATGCCATGGGATCTCTTTATGACCGCTACAAGGAGAAAATCAGAGAACTACAGAAGACCTATCATGGAGTTCTCTTGATACTTAGGCATTTTATATCAAAAGACGAATATACGGAAAACCATTGTTATCGGGTTTCCGTTTTTGCGGTAAAAATTGCCCAATATCTCGGGCTTCCTGAAGAACGGATTGAAGATTTACGTAATGCGGCTTTATTACATGACATCGGGAAATTAAAAATAAGCAGGGAAATACTTTATAAGGCCGCCAAGCTCACCCAACAGGAATTCAAAGAAATAAAAAAACACGTTACCTCTGCCACCGAAATACTTGATCCCCTGCAAGGAACTTTGGGCCGAATTATTCCTATTATTCTGGCACATCACGAAAAATACGACGGTTCAGGATACCTAGGGATGAAAGGGGAAGACATTCCTCTTGAGGCCAAAATTCTTGCTGTTGCAGATGTGTACGATGCCCTTATAAGCGACCGGCCTTACAAAAAGGGCTTGCCTCCTTTTGAAGCCAAAGAAATTATCGTAAAAGGTGCCGGTAAGCACTTTGACCCCAAAGTAGTAGCGGCCTTTGTAAAGGCTTTTGAACACGGAGAGATGGAAGTCCCCCATATAGTTGTTTAA
- a CDS encoding AfsR/SARP family transcriptional regulator, whose translation MKDLAESWDRYQRYLILLPQNPKKCFQELNPLFKWATDKKDSYHAFLLWPLLIKAIIFSWDNFKKLDPYLEWYESNFPLARLEIIPEFLAFLKSNYFLALFLRKPEKQILPVLQQELLASLNQVEQQETKAEILFSISWRVFWQGDLITLALLGDELKRLTKFSPGAEITKTWIEAGKAIWVHDEFDAARSLLQKAHQLADRKEIPIWKHLLFAFEGACFLLKNKPLGAEKALNAMEASLPKTGKHALGHFLYLKGWKHFLAKDFNQADIYFKRALQVLEETGYRYPFYLTCFALSQVLFAKKEFPESLKYLKKCETFAREAKSFALLFMCSLHQAYLAYLSGDAAFGKFFLKRALSIGNRQNYIHLLWWHNPQMLSYTLAKALEGNIFPNYAKQLIIRHNLRPSPAFGNISVNWPYRLKIYTLGRFALEIELNKQKIRKTPSKPLELLAILVAAQGEVEKSYVLDILWPEIEADNAYHNLETTIYRLRKVLGQKDLIKSHGRTISLDTESCYVDMWELKSKLEKIKKAITRQAGAEAFLLTEEVLDLYDEFLPGYHNPLVIYERNFLKKKTSALLIQCLEFLTKSFPKEVPFLKEKAASILGPEFSQKLAQNL comes from the coding sequence ATGAAAGATCTGGCCGAAAGCTGGGATCGCTACCAAAGATATTTAATCCTTTTACCTCAAAACCCTAAAAAGTGCTTCCAAGAGCTTAATCCTCTTTTTAAATGGGCTACCGATAAAAAAGACAGCTACCATGCCTTTTTGCTCTGGCCTTTATTAATCAAAGCCATCATCTTTTCCTGGGATAATTTTAAAAAACTTGATCCCTACCTTGAGTGGTACGAATCAAATTTCCCCCTTGCTAGGCTTGAAATCATTCCTGAGTTTTTAGCTTTTTTAAAAAGCAACTATTTCTTGGCACTTTTTCTCAGGAAACCTGAAAAACAAATCCTTCCGGTGCTTCAACAAGAACTCTTGGCATCGCTAAATCAAGTTGAACAACAAGAGACCAAAGCAGAAATCCTTTTTAGTATTTCTTGGCGTGTTTTTTGGCAAGGAGACCTTATAACTCTTGCTCTTCTTGGAGATGAGCTAAAGCGCCTAACAAAGTTTTCTCCTGGCGCTGAAATCACCAAAACTTGGATAGAAGCGGGAAAAGCAATATGGGTACATGATGAATTTGATGCTGCCAGAAGTTTATTACAAAAAGCCCATCAACTAGCGGATAGAAAAGAAATCCCCATTTGGAAACACCTTCTCTTTGCCTTTGAGGGCGCTTGCTTTCTTTTGAAAAACAAGCCTTTAGGTGCTGAAAAGGCTTTAAACGCTATGGAAGCATCTTTACCAAAAACAGGAAAACACGCCTTGGGGCACTTTCTCTATCTGAAGGGGTGGAAACACTTTTTAGCCAAAGACTTTAATCAGGCTGACATCTATTTTAAGCGTGCGCTCCAGGTTTTAGAAGAGACAGGGTATCGCTATCCTTTTTATCTGACTTGCTTTGCCCTCTCACAGGTCCTTTTTGCAAAAAAAGAATTTCCTGAAAGCCTTAAATACCTGAAAAAATGTGAAACTTTTGCCAGAGAAGCTAAATCTTTTGCTCTTTTGTTCATGTGTAGTCTTCACCAGGCTTATTTAGCCTATTTGAGCGGAGATGCTGCCTTTGGAAAGTTTTTTCTAAAAAGGGCCCTTTCCATAGGGAACAGACAAAATTATATCCATCTTCTCTGGTGGCATAATCCCCAGATGCTTTCTTATACGCTAGCCAAAGCCCTTGAGGGCAACATTTTCCCGAATTATGCCAAACAGCTTATCATTCGACATAATTTGAGGCCGTCGCCTGCTTTTGGAAATATCTCTGTCAACTGGCCTTATCGTCTAAAAATTTATACTCTTGGGCGCTTTGCCTTAGAAATAGAATTAAACAAGCAAAAAATTAGAAAAACTCCTTCAAAACCCCTTGAATTACTGGCTATTTTAGTCGCAGCCCAAGGAGAAGTAGAAAAATCTTATGTTCTAGATATCCTCTGGCCTGAAATTGAAGCTGATAACGCTTATCACAACCTTGAAACTACAATCTATCGGCTGCGAAAGGTATTGGGGCAAAAAGACCTTATTAAAAGCCACGGTCGCACTATAAGCCTGGATACCGAAAGTTGTTACGTGGACATGTGGGAGCTGAAAAGCAAACTTGAAAAAATTAAAAAAGCTATAACCCGCCAAGCTGGGGCAGAAGCTTTTCTGCTAACAGAAGAAGTTCTCGATCTTTATGACGAATTCCTTCCAGGATACCACAACCCTCTGGTAATCTATGAAAGAAATTTTCTTAAAAAGAAGACCTCTGCCCTACTTATTCAATGCTTAGAGTTTTTAACAAAAAGCTTTCCCAAAGAGGTCCCATTTTTGAAAGAAAAAGCCGCTTCCATTTTAGGCCCGGAGTTTTCTCAAAAATTGGCCCAGAACCTATAA
- a CDS encoding trypsin-like peptidase domain-containing protein → MEQEQVIEEMILRIQEIKAEVEEELLIKENVVGLGVGFKEVGGKETTDLCLQVYVEKKLPQKELAPEALVPERISELPTDVVEVGIVEAQSYTACVRPARPGYSIGHYRITAGTFGCLVKSCRTGRSYILSNNHVLANSNQARIGDPIVQPGPYDNKPCNPKVIARLAAFVPISFSSGTYNLVDAALAHPAGSSLVIPYFPNGSLPKGTKVANLGMQVYKFGRTTQFSRGRVRGVDATIAVRYGAGKRAIFRNQIVTTNMSRGGDSGSLLFSSDGYAVGLLFAGSSVVTIHNNIHNVLLALRVRLVTA, encoded by the coding sequence ATGGAACAAGAACAGGTCATAGAAGAGATGATTTTACGTATCCAGGAAATTAAGGCCGAGGTAGAAGAGGAGCTTTTGATCAAAGAAAACGTCGTAGGCTTGGGTGTGGGATTCAAAGAAGTAGGGGGCAAAGAAACCACTGACCTTTGCCTGCAAGTTTATGTGGAAAAAAAGCTTCCCCAAAAGGAATTAGCTCCAGAGGCGCTTGTTCCAGAACGTATTTCAGAGCTACCTACAGATGTAGTAGAGGTGGGAATCGTTGAAGCCCAAAGTTATACGGCCTGTGTGCGACCAGCGCGGCCTGGCTATAGCATTGGCCATTATCGTATCACCGCGGGAACTTTCGGCTGTCTGGTAAAGAGTTGCCGTACGGGAAGGTCCTATATTCTTTCAAACAACCACGTGCTGGCCAATAGTAATCAAGCCCGTATCGGAGATCCGATTGTGCAGCCAGGGCCTTATGACAACAAGCCCTGTAACCCCAAAGTCATTGCCAGATTAGCAGCCTTTGTCCCCATTAGCTTTTCCTCAGGAACGTATAACCTGGTTGATGCTGCCCTCGCGCACCCAGCTGGTTCAAGCTTAGTTATCCCCTATTTTCCCAATGGCTCTTTGCCCAAAGGAACCAAAGTGGCTAACCTGGGAATGCAAGTTTACAAATTCGGTCGCACCACCCAATTTAGTCGCGGCAGAGTTCGTGGTGTAGATGCCACCATAGCCGTACGTTACGGCGCTGGCAAAAGGGCAATTTTCCGAAATCAGATAGTTACGACCAATATGTCCCGTGGGGGAGACTCAGGCTCTTTGCTTTTTTCAAGCGATGGCTATGCCGTGGGGCTACTTTTCGCCGGATCTTCGGTGGTCACCATTCACAACAACATTCACAACGTGTTACTGGCCCTAAGGGTAAGACTCGTTACGGCTTAA
- a CDS encoding prepilin-type N-terminal cleavage/methylation domain-containing protein produces the protein MIRERSLKKNRKKGFTLVELLIVVAIIGILAAIAIPQYAQYKKKSAIAAAEGSIRTCMSELVAEYADAGTTTKACDVDGSTCNLTLDPTTGQIQDPNCSVTVKGIGLTCNINGNVVTCS, from the coding sequence ATGATTAGGGAAAGAAGTTTAAAGAAGAACAGGAAGAAAGGTTTTACCTTGGTAGAACTATTAATTGTCGTAGCAATTATCGGTATTTTGGCAGCAATTGCTATTCCACAGTACGCACAATATAAGAAAAAGTCAGCGATAGCAGCGGCAGAAGGATCAATACGTACATGTATGAGTGAACTTGTAGCAGAATATGCGGATGCCGGTACTACAACAAAGGCTTGTGATGTAGATGGATCAACTTGCAACCTTACGTTAGATCCAACAACTGGCCAAATTCAAGACCCAAACTGCAGTGTAACAGTTAAAGGGATAGGGTTGACCTGTAATATCAACGGTAATGTAGTAACGTGCTCATAA